One genomic region from Anguilla rostrata isolate EN2019 chromosome 2, ASM1855537v3, whole genome shotgun sequence encodes:
- the klhl11 gene encoding kelch-like protein 11: MATAAPNPEESTRSSSSTGTASALTGDGDSEEAEDFSSSSHCSELSRRQSEQRKVGLFCDVTLAFSSGAATGSVTCCEFSAHRSVLAAATDYFTPLLSGQFSESLSGRVEMKEWSSEMGPDPETVESVIQFMYTGEITVSTANVHEVLEVADRFLLLQLKDFCGEFLKKKLNLSNCVAVHSLAHMYTLDQLALRAADMIRRNFHKVIQDEEFYTLPFHLVRDWLSDAEITVDSEEALFEAIVKWVQRNAEEREKYFEELFRLLRLPLIKPTYLTRVVKAEPLVASNEACLRLVSEAVEGHAIRFENLKSADLEIWTSYMSAFQPRFGQNMDVIMVVGGVSEGGDYLSECVGYFLYEDRWVNLPHIHNHLDGHAIAAIESHVYVAGSMEPGFAKTVERYSPNRNTWEQVCNLTTRKHSFGLTCIKDILYSIGGHGNFSPGFKDVSVYEPKHDKWHNLESAPKILRDVKAVSVEDRYVYVTARTPVDMDNEDGLKTITTRYDTESRQWQEVDSLPLIDNYCLFQMAVAPTNFYHTASCCPKSYSVRDEVAQQKISARISDEILESLPPEVTSIEGAAICYLGDDVFIIGGWKNSDDVDKQYRKEAYRYCAERKRWMLLPPMPQPRCRATACHVRIPYRFLYGCQRYPMPQNLARQRDRMQQMQQLHRRTLTLRRQLQSQIEC; encoded by the exons ATGGCAACCGCAGCGCCTAATCCAGAGGAATCGACACGGAGCTCCAGCAGTACCGGCACAGCCAGCGCCCTTACTGGAGACGGAGACTCGGAGGAAGCCGAGgacttcagctcctcctcccactGCTCGGAACTGTCTCGCCGGCAGAGCGAACAGAGGAAGGTTGGGTTGTTCTGCGACGTGACTCTGGCCTTCAGTAGCGGAGCGGCTACAGGGAGCGTTACGTGCTGCGAGTTCTCTGCTCACCGCTCCGTGTTGGCCGCAGCGACAGATTACTTCACCCCGCTTCTCAGTGGACAGTTTTCAGAATCACTGTCTGGACGAGTGGAGATGAAAGAATGGAGTTCTGAAATGGGCCCCGACCCAGAGACTGTAGAAAGCGTTATACAATTCATGTACACCGGGGAAATCACAGTCAGCACTGCTAATGTTCATGAAGTGCTGGAAGTTGCTGACAG GTTCCTCCTGCTTCAGCTAAAGGACTTCTGTGGCGAGTTCCTGAAGAAGAAGCTGAACCTAAGCAATTGTGTTGCAGTGCACAGCCTGGCCCACATGTACACGCTGGATCAGCTGGCCCTGCGTGCGGCCGACATGATCCGCCGCAACTTCCACAAGGTCATCCAGGACGAGGAGTTTTACACCCTGCCCTTCCATCTGGTGCGGGACTGGCTGTCCGACGCCGAGATCACCGTGGATTCAGAGGAGGCCCTTTTCGAAGCTATTGTAAAATGGGTGCAGCGCAATGCTGAAGAGCGAGAGAAGTACTTTGAGGAGCTCTTCCGTCTCCTGCGGCTTCCCCTGATCAAGCCCACGTATCTGACTCGAGTGGTCAAGGCTGAACCCCTGGTGGCCAGCAATGAGGCTTGCCTAAGGCTGGTGTCAGAGGCTGTGGAAGGGCACGCCATCCGTTTCGAGAACCTTAAGTCAGCTGACCTGGAAATCTGGACCTCCTACATGTCAGCGTTCCAGCCGCGCTTTGGCCAGAACATGGATGTGATcatggtggtgggtggggtgtcAGAAGGGGGTGACTACTTAAGCGAGTGTGTGGGTTATTTTTTGTACGAGGACCGCTGGGTCAACCTGCCACACATCCACAACCACCTGGATGGCCATGCTATCGCTGCCATCGAGTCGCACGTCTACGTGGCGGGGTCCATGGAGCCTGGCTTTGCTAAAACTGTGGAGCGGTACAGCCCCAACCGCAACACCTGGGAGCAAGTGTGCAACCTGACGACACGAAAGCACTCCTTTGGCCTCACCTGCATCAAAGATATCCTCTACAGCATTGGGGGGCATGGCAACTTCAGCCCAGGCTTCAAGGATGTGAGCGTTTATGAGCCCAAGCATGACAAGTGGCACAACCTGGAGTCTGCGCCCAAGATTCTGCGAGACGTGAAGGCGGTGAGCGTTGAGGACCGCTACGTGTATGTGACGGCGCGCACGCCTGTGGACATGGACAATGAGGACGGGCTGAAGACCATCACCACGCGCTATGACACAGAAAGCCGGCAGTGGCAGGAGGTGGACTCCCTGCCCCTCATCGACAACTATTGTCTCTTCCAGATGGCGGTAGCTCCCACCAACTTCTACCACACTGCCTCCTGCTGCCCCAAGAGCTACTCGGTGAGGGACGAGGTGGCTCAGCAGAAGATCAGCGCCCGCATCTCTGACGAGATCCTCGAGAGCCTGCCGCCCGAGGTCACCAGCATCGAGGGCGCCGCCATCTGCTACTTAGGCGACGACGTCTTCATCATTGGCGGCTGGAAGAACAGCGATGACGTGGACAAGCAGTACCGCAAAGAGGCCTACCGCTACTGCGCTGAGAGGAAGCGCTGGATGCTGCTGCCGCCCATGCCCCAGCCTCGCTGCCGCGCCACCGCCTGCCACGTCCGTATCCCCTACCGCTTCCTGTACGGCTGCCAGCGCTACCCCATGCCGCAGAACCTGGCACGGCAGCGGGATCGCATGCAGCAGATGCAGCAGCTGCACCGTCGCACACTCACCCTAAGGAGACAACTGCAGTCTCAGATTGAGTGCTAA
- the LOC135247888 gene encoding kelch-like protein 10, translating into MEVLSIQLQRHNREWKMSDMSFKVFNELRLEGKLCDVVIIANGVAFNAHKNILCGCSPYFRTLFTSGWNSTEKRVFSIPGVSPQMMKLIIEYAYTGTLPITARNVEPLLEAADQFCVPGITQACCDFLESQLCPQNCIGIWKFTKFYFCPELQRHAYRFILHHFEEIGYTSEEFLELTPSQLCDIIEKDDLNVEQEEVVFDTILRWIAHAKATRKSFMSMLLPKVRMALMNADYFMNNVKKNSLVKDSEECKPIIIKALKAMYDLDMNGSSSPLLCNPLARQRLPYTILLCIGGCSTNGPSNAVEAFDARADRWVDVTLREGPRLAYHGTATLNGFVYCVGGYNNVDYMSSVHKFNPVTRTWHQVAPMHWRRCYVSVAILDGLIYAMGGFDGYMRHNSAERYEPERNQWTLIPPMHVQRSDASATSLHGKVYICGGFTGVDYLFSAEYYSPQTSTWTMIAPMRTRRSGLGVVAYEEQIYVVGGFDGVTRLRSTEAYNPLTDSWRSVSPMFNPRSNFGIEVVEDQLFVMAGFNGFTVIFHVECYDEREDKWYDVPDMNIARSALSCCVLSGLPNITQYIAPRDSQQGSMEEPMADAKSMIAA; encoded by the exons CACTCTGTTCACCAGTGGCTGGAACAGCACAGAGAAGCGGGTGTTCAGCATCCCTGGTGTATCACCACAGATGATGAAACTGATTATTGAGTATGCCTACACAGGCaccctgccaatcacagcaagAAATGTGGAGCCCTTACTGGAGGCTGCTGACCAGTTCTGTGTCCCGGGTATCACCCAGGCCTGCTGTGACTTTCTGGAGTCCCAGCTTTGCCCTCAAAACTGCATTGGCATCTGGAAATTCACCAAATTCTACTTTTGCCCTGAGCTCCAGCGACATGCCTACCGCTTCATTCTGCACCACTTTGAGGAGATAGGGTACACCTCAGAAGAGTTCCTGGAGCTTACACCATCccagctctgtgacatcattgaGAAGGATGACCTCAATGTTGAGCAAGAGGAAGTGGTGTTTGACACAATTCTACGCTGGATAGCCCACGCAAAAGCTACCCGAAAATCCTTTATGTCAATGCTGTTGCCCAAG GTCCGGATGGCTTTGATGAATGCCGATTACTTTATGAACAACGTTAAGAAAAATTCCCTGGTAAAGGACAGTGAGGAGTGCAAGCCCATCATCATCAAAGCCCTGAAGGCCATGTATGATCTTGACATGAACGGTTCCTCCAGCCCCCTACTCTGTAACCCACTGGCACGCCAGCGACTACCCTATACCATCCTGCTATGCATTGGGGGCTGTAGCACTAACGGCCCTTCCAATGCTGTTGAGGCCTTTGACGCACGGGCAGACCGCTGGGTTGATGTGACGCTACGGGAGGGTCCCAGGCTGGCTTACCATGGAACTGCCACCTTGAATGGTTTTGTCTACTGTGTGGGTGGCTACAACAACGTTGACTACATGAGCAGCGTCCACAAATTCAACCCTGTGACACGTACCTGGCACCAGGTGGCGCCAATGCACTGGCGCCGCTGCTATGTGAGCGTGGCCATCCTGGATGGCCTCATCTATGCCATGGGCGGCTTTGACGGCTACATGCGCCACAACTCTGCTGAGCGCTATGAGCCTGAAAGGAATCAGTGGACCCTCATCCCGCCAATGCACGTGCAGAGGAGTGATGCGAGTGCCACCTCACTACATGGCAAG GTGTACATCTGTGGTGGCTTCACTGGGGTTGACTATCTGTTCAGCGCCGAGTACTACAGCCCACAGACCAGTACCTGGACTATGATCGCCCCCATGAGAACTCGCCGCAGTGGTCTTGGGGTCGTTGCATATGAGGAGCAGATCTACGTA GTGGGGGGCTTTGACGGAGTCACCCGGTTACGAAGCACCGAGGCCTACAACCCGCTGACAGACAGCTGGCGCTCCGTGTCCCCCATGTTCAACCCCCGCAGCAACTTTGGCATCGAGGTGGTGGAAGACCAGCTGTTCGTAATGGCCGGTTTCAATGGATTCACAGTCATTTTCCATGTGGAATGCTATGATGAGAGGGAAGACAAGTGGTATGATGTCCCGGACATGAACATTGCCCGCAGTGCCCTCAGCTGTTGTGTGCTATCTGGCCTTCCCAACATCACTCAATACATCGCCCCTCGAGATTCTCAGCAGGGCTCCATGGAAGAGCCCATGGCTGATGCCAAGAGCATGATCGCTGCATGA